A section of the Carassius carassius chromosome 17, fCarCar2.1, whole genome shotgun sequence genome encodes:
- the LOC132160419 gene encoding neurexophilin-2 yields MRLLCWSVLLLIHWILRKVHGLEKHVGKPLDYLEQGASSTVFKSLPYSVPAPSGAVKPPHQTSRIFSTLDHTPTKPKPPTFSFQNPYEWVRNQSQLQDHTGYRPKRKPSLKTSMKTKKIFGWGDFYFNVKTLKFSLLVTGKIVDHVNGTFTVYFRHNSSSLGNVSVSIVPPSKIVEFEVLQKPLHPEIQFHQQHQSTVDPKDIKAFNCRVEYEKTDRSKKPKPCLYDPSQTCFTENTQSHSSWLCAKPFKVICIFISFFSIDYKLVQKVCPDYNFQSEHPYLG; encoded by the coding sequence GTGCATGGCTTGGAGAAACACGTGGGCAAACCTCTGGATTATCTGGAGCAGGGAGCGTCCAGCACAGTCTTCAAGAGCCTCCCGTACTCTGTTCCCGCTCCGTCAGGAGCCGTCAAACCTCCACACCAGACCTCCAGGATATTCTCCACGCTGGACCACACGCCCACGAAGCCCAAACCACCCACCTTCAGCTTCCAGAACCCCTACGAATGGGTGCGAAACCAGTCGCAGCTCCAGGATCACACAGGCTACCGTCCCAAACGCAAACCCTCCCTCAAAACCTCCATGAAGACTAAAAAGATCTTCGGCTGGGGCGACTTCTACTTCAACGTCAAGACGCTCAAGTTCAGTCTGCTGGTGACGGGGAAGATCGTGGACCACGTCAACGGGACGTTCACGGTCTACTTCCGCCACAACTCCTCCAGTCTCGGGAACGTGTCGGTGAGCATCGTTCCTCCGTCCAAAATCGTAGAGTTCGAGGTTCTCCAGAAGCCTCTTCACCCGGAGATCCAGTTCCACCAGCAGCACCAGTCCACCGTCGACCCCAAAGACATCAAAGCCTTCAACTGTCGCGTGGAGTACGAGAAGACGGACCGCTCCAAGAAGCCCAAACCCTGCCTATACGATCCATCGCAGACCTGCTTCACTGAAAACACCCAGTCGCACTCGTCCTGGCTCTGTGCCAAACCCTTCAAAGTCATCTGTATCTTCATCTCCTTCTTCAGCATCGACTACAAGCTGGTGCAGAAGGTCTGTCCGGACTACAACTTTCAGAGCGAGCATCCGTATTTGGGATGA